Proteins encoded within one genomic window of Sphingosinicella ginsenosidimutans:
- the flgB gene encoding flagellar basal body rod protein FlgB: MAQGDSLFGIHGTALALRSQRLSLLASNIANAATPGYQARDIDFNSALDMAQRGYGADRAASQSVQYRIPTEASMDGNTVELSTEQTLFAENAVQYRTTLAFLEGRISTIRRALKGD; encoded by the coding sequence ATGGCCCAGGGCGACAGCCTGTTCGGCATCCACGGCACCGCGCTGGCGCTGCGTTCGCAGCGCCTGTCGCTGCTCGCATCGAACATCGCCAACGCCGCGACGCCCGGTTACCAGGCGCGCGACATCGATTTCAATTCGGCGCTCGACATGGCCCAGCGCGGCTATGGCGCCGATCGGGCGGCGTCCCAGTCCGTCCAGTACCGGATTCCGACCGAGGCCTCGATGGACGGCAACACGGTCGAGCTTTCCACCGAACAGACGCTCTTCGCGGAGAATGCGGTCCAGTACCGCACGACGCTGGCCTTCCTCGAAGGCCGCATCTCCACGATCCGGCGCGCGCTCAAGGGGGACTAG
- the flgC gene encoding flagellar basal body rod protein FlgC, giving the protein MNVFDIAGRAMSAQLMRLNATASNLANAGSVSGSRETAFRALRPVFRTVEDSPGVATVQVDRVVQANIEPTRRHDPNHPLADANGDVWDAGVDQSAELIDMVEAARQYQNNVQVLQTAKTLTLDTLKLGQ; this is encoded by the coding sequence ATGAACGTCTTCGATATCGCCGGGCGCGCCATGTCGGCGCAGCTGATGCGATTGAACGCGACCGCATCGAACCTGGCCAATGCCGGCTCGGTCTCGGGCAGCCGCGAGACCGCCTTTCGCGCGCTTCGGCCCGTCTTCCGCACCGTCGAGGACAGCCCCGGCGTCGCCACCGTCCAGGTCGACCGCGTCGTCCAGGCCAATATCGAGCCGACCCGCCGCCACGATCCCAATCATCCGCTCGCGGATGCCAATGGCGACGTATGGGACGCCGGCGTCGATCAGTCGGCCGAGCTCATCGATATGGTCGAGGCCGCTCGCCAGTACCAGAACAACGTCCAGGTCCTCCAGACCGCCAAGACCCTCACCCTCGACACATTGAAGCTCGGACAATGA
- a CDS encoding flagellar hook assembly protein FlgD: MTSTDTSNSLGSLTDPTSASTTVNSSAMSQLNQNDFLRLMTTQLTTQDPFNPVDNTQMVAQMAQFSQVAGIAQMNQSLQQLVTSMGGNRISDAASWIGRSMLVQSDIATPLRDGSYSGAVSLPNGADSVTINFVDANGQVVHSQSATDQVAGTMPFAWDGKDDDGNVVATGPLSIQVVARVNGQNTSPATATWTSIAGIQSPANGGATQLVTGLGILSPEDAIRLA, translated from the coding sequence ATGACCAGCACGGACACCAGCAATTCGCTCGGGTCGCTCACCGATCCGACCAGCGCCTCGACGACGGTCAATTCGTCGGCGATGTCGCAGCTCAACCAGAACGATTTCCTGCGGCTGATGACGACCCAGCTCACCACCCAGGATCCGTTCAATCCGGTCGACAACACGCAGATGGTCGCCCAGATGGCGCAATTCTCGCAGGTCGCCGGCATCGCGCAGATGAACCAGAGCCTGCAGCAGCTCGTGACCTCCATGGGCGGCAATCGCATTTCCGATGCGGCGAGCTGGATCGGCCGGTCGATGCTCGTCCAGTCCGACATCGCGACGCCGCTCAGGGACGGCAGCTATTCCGGCGCGGTCAGCCTTCCCAACGGCGCCGACAGCGTCACGATCAACTTCGTCGACGCCAACGGCCAGGTCGTCCACAGCCAGAGCGCGACCGATCAGGTCGCCGGCACCATGCCCTTCGCATGGGACGGCAAGGACGATGACGGCAATGTCGTCGCGACCGGCCCGCTCTCGATCCAGGTCGTCGCTCGGGTGAACGGACAGAACACCTCGCCGGCCACCGCCACCTGGACATCGATCGCCGGCATCCAGTCGCCCGCCAATGGCGGCGCCACCCAGCTCGTCACCGGGCTCGGCATCCTTTCACCCGAAGACGCGATCCGTCTCGCCTGA
- a CDS encoding flagellar hook protein FlgE: protein MSFYTSLSGLRGAQTDLSVISNNIANVGSIGFKRSRAEFGDIMPPSTTTAGQGTRLKSIEQQFTQGGFETSERELDLAISGTGFFVTRDALTAGSTYFSRNGSLKVDGQRYLVDSNGGYIQVLPVDTEGNITATGLGAARNIQLPLTSGTPRATSLLSLGVSLPQTADKPDTRAVYNPGHPYTFDRLDANSYNFSQQTTVYDSEGNAQAATLYFVRTGSTTAGDAADTWDVHLFVGNEEASASGSTPVVPLQLTFDASGNLTSPTTSTTFSSVLPSGASAPIALTVDLGTATHQGPGTFSVDSVNQDGVASAKFSDVSIGEDGLITAVFSDGSTQALGKLIIANFSNPAGLRQQGDGRWTITGDSGAAIIGQAGNDGFGRIQTGALEQSNVDVTEELVSLIAAQRNFQANAKALETANTMTDSIINLR, encoded by the coding sequence ATGTCCTTCTACACCTCGCTCTCCGGCCTTCGCGGCGCGCAGACCGATCTTTCGGTCATTTCGAACAACATCGCGAATGTCGGCTCGATCGGCTTCAAGCGCAGCCGCGCCGAATTCGGCGACATCATGCCGCCGTCGACGACGACCGCGGGCCAGGGCACGCGGCTCAAGTCGATCGAGCAGCAGTTCACGCAGGGCGGCTTCGAAACCTCTGAGCGCGAGCTCGATCTCGCCATTTCGGGCACCGGCTTCTTCGTCACGCGCGACGCGCTGACCGCCGGCTCGACCTATTTCTCGCGCAACGGTTCGCTGAAGGTGGACGGCCAGCGCTACCTGGTCGATTCGAACGGCGGCTACATCCAGGTGCTGCCGGTCGATACCGAGGGCAACATCACGGCGACCGGCCTTGGCGCCGCCCGCAACATCCAGCTTCCGCTGACCTCGGGCACGCCGCGCGCGACCTCGCTGCTCAGCCTCGGCGTCAGCCTGCCGCAGACCGCGGACAAGCCCGATACGCGCGCCGTCTACAATCCGGGTCACCCCTACACGTTCGACCGGCTCGACGCGAACAGCTACAATTTCTCGCAGCAGACCACGGTCTATGACAGCGAGGGCAACGCCCAGGCGGCGACGCTCTATTTCGTGCGAACGGGATCGACCACCGCCGGCGACGCCGCCGACACGTGGGATGTCCACCTGTTCGTCGGCAACGAGGAAGCCTCGGCGAGCGGCTCGACCCCGGTCGTCCCGCTCCAGCTCACCTTCGATGCCAGCGGCAACCTCACCTCGCCGACGACCTCGACGACATTCAGCTCCGTCCTGCCGTCGGGCGCCTCGGCGCCGATCGCGCTGACGGTCGATCTCGGCACCGCGACCCACCAGGGCCCGGGCACCTTCTCGGTCGATTCGGTGAACCAGGACGGCGTCGCCTCGGCCAAGTTCAGCGACGTTTCGATCGGCGAGGATGGGCTCATCACCGCGGTCTTCTCCGATGGCAGCACGCAGGCGCTCGGCAAGCTCATCATCGCCAATTTCTCCAACCCGGCGGGTCTTCGCCAGCAGGGCGACGGCCGCTGGACCATCACCGGGGACAGCGGCGCTGCGATCATCGGCCAGGCCGGCAATGACGGCTTCGGCCGCATCCAGACCGGCGCGCTCGAACAGTCGAACGTCGACGTGACCGAAGAGCTCGTCTCGCTGATCGCGGCGCAGCGCAATTTCCAGGCGAATGCCAAGGCGCTCGAGACCGCGAACACGATGACCGATTCGATCATCAACCTGCGCTGA
- a CDS encoding flagellar basal body rod protein FlgF produces the protein MDRIVHTSLSALRAAMAAQTATAHNLANANTPGFRADMASARALWIRGAGLEARAPASEEVVAADMNAGEIHSTGRGLDVAMQGDAMLTVQAANGEEAYSRRGDLQLNDSGLLTTGDGHPVLGDSGPITLPPADSMRIAEDGTIWIVPPGGDPGQPQQVDRLKLVSPAGSQIVKGVDNLFRVPNGGALPSDPGARLTAGSLEGSNVQTSQALIDMIQASRAWDTQLKLISTARDMDTAATDLMRLPG, from the coding sequence ATGGACCGGATCGTCCATACCTCGCTCTCGGCGCTTCGCGCCGCGATGGCTGCCCAGACGGCGACGGCGCACAACCTCGCCAACGCCAACACGCCGGGCTTCCGCGCGGACATGGCGTCGGCGCGTGCCCTGTGGATCCGGGGCGCGGGCCTGGAGGCGCGCGCGCCGGCTTCGGAAGAGGTCGTCGCCGCCGACATGAATGCGGGCGAGATCCATTCCACTGGGCGCGGCCTCGACGTCGCCATGCAGGGCGATGCGATGCTCACCGTCCAGGCGGCGAATGGCGAGGAGGCCTATTCCCGCCGCGGCGATCTGCAGCTCAACGATTCCGGGCTGCTCACCACCGGCGACGGCCATCCCGTGCTCGGCGATTCCGGGCCGATCACCTTGCCGCCCGCCGATTCGATGCGGATCGCCGAGGACGGCACGATCTGGATCGTCCCGCCCGGCGGCGATCCGGGCCAGCCCCAGCAGGTGGACCGGCTGAAGCTGGTCTCGCCCGCCGGCTCGCAGATCGTGAAGGGCGTCGACAATCTGTTCCGCGTGCCTAATGGCGGCGCGCTTCCGTCCGATCCCGGGGCGCGGCTCACCGCCGGCAGCCTCGAAGGATCGAACGTCCAGACCAGCCAGGCGCTGATCGACATGATCCAGGCGAGCCGCGCCTGGGATACGCAGCTCAAGCTGATTTCCACGGCCCGCGACATGGATACCGCGGCCACGGATCTCATGCGGCTGCCCGGATAG
- the flgG gene encoding flagellar basal-body rod protein FlgG, producing the protein MSTAALDVARTGLDAQDQRMRVIANNLANVNTTGFKRDRAEFQTLAYQLMTAAGANSAGDNRYAVGLNLGTGVRMTGTSREVTQGTMNNTGNPLDMAIEGEGYFQVTRPDGTLAYTRAGNFHLSPEGKIVTSDGMPLQPEIQIPDNAQSITIGADGTVSVTLPGQADPSQVGKIDISRFANPAGLQAIGNNLYMETAASGTAQTGGATEEGRGAIRQSTLEASNVNVVQELVDMIETQRAYEVNSKMIQSTDEMLRNANQQI; encoded by the coding sequence ATGAGCACCGCCGCCCTCGACGTCGCCCGCACCGGGCTCGACGCACAGGACCAGCGCATGCGCGTCATCGCCAACAATCTGGCGAACGTGAACACGACCGGGTTCAAGCGCGACCGCGCCGAATTCCAGACGCTGGCCTATCAGCTGATGACCGCGGCCGGCGCCAATTCGGCCGGCGACAATCGCTATGCGGTCGGCCTCAACCTCGGCACCGGCGTGCGGATGACCGGCACCTCGCGCGAGGTGACGCAGGGCACGATGAACAATACCGGCAACCCGCTCGACATGGCGATCGAGGGCGAGGGCTATTTCCAGGTGACGCGCCCGGACGGCACCCTTGCCTATACCCGCGCCGGCAATTTCCATCTCTCGCCGGAAGGCAAGATCGTCACCTCCGACGGCATGCCGCTCCAGCCGGAAATCCAGATCCCGGACAATGCCCAGTCGATCACGATCGGCGCCGACGGCACGGTTTCGGTGACGCTGCCCGGACAGGCGGATCCGAGCCAGGTCGGCAAGATCGACATCTCGCGCTTCGCCAATCCGGCGGGCCTGCAGGCGATCGGCAACAATCTCTACATGGAGACCGCGGCCAGCGGCACCGCCCAGACCGGCGGCGCGACCGAGGAAGGCCGCGGCGCGATCCGCCAGTCCACGCTCGAGGCGTCCAACGTCAACGTCGTCCAGGAGCTGGTCGACATGATCGAGACGCAGCGCGCCTATGAGGTCAATTCGAAGATGATCCAGTCGACCGACGAGATGCTGCGCAATGCGAACCAGCAGATCTAA
- a CDS encoding flagellar basal body L-ring protein FlgH codes for MRRAALLACAAVLLTAAHRPRVPEPDYHPVLPVAPPPPPANGSIFQASQGFTPLTSGARAGAVGDVLTITLVERTQGQSTTTSQTAHTGSIGLTPPSTGPLSLFSPTDASAGGNSTFQGSGQTAQANSLVGEISVTVAEVLPNGSLVVRGEKQLRINRGNESIRLSGIVRPSDIGPDNRVPSTRIANARIDYVGRGEISRASRQGWLQRFFTMLSPF; via the coding sequence ATGCGCCGCGCCGCTCTTCTCGCCTGCGCCGCCGTGCTGCTCACCGCCGCGCATCGGCCGCGCGTGCCGGAACCGGATTATCATCCGGTGCTCCCGGTCGCGCCGCCGCCGCCGCCCGCGAACGGATCGATCTTCCAGGCCTCGCAGGGCTTCACCCCGCTGACGAGCGGCGCCCGCGCCGGCGCCGTCGGCGACGTGCTGACGATCACCCTCGTCGAGCGCACCCAGGGGCAGAGCACGACGACGTCGCAGACCGCCCACACGGGCAGCATCGGCCTCACCCCGCCGAGCACCGGCCCCCTGTCGCTCTTCTCCCCGACCGACGCGTCGGCCGGCGGCAATTCGACCTTCCAGGGGAGCGGTCAGACCGCCCAGGCGAACAGCCTTGTCGGCGAGATCAGCGTCACCGTGGCGGAGGTGCTCCCGAACGGATCGCTGGTCGTTCGCGGCGAAAAGCAGCTTCGGATCAATCGCGGCAACGAATCGATCCGCCTGTCGGGTATCGTCCGCCCGTCGGACATCGGCCCGGACAATCGCGTGCCATCGACGCGTATCGCCAACGCGCGGATCGATTATGTCGGCCGCGGCGAGATCAGCCGCGCCAGCCGCCAGGGCTGGCTGCAGCGCTTCTTCACCATGCTCAGCCCGTTCTGA
- a CDS encoding flagellar basal body P-ring protein FlgI: protein MIRRLLLALVLCLAAASPAAAQMTRIKDLGSFQGVRPNQLVGYGIVVGLAGTGDDNLEYATQGMNGVASRFGLTLPPGVNPALKNAAAVMVTADLPPFARPGQVLDITVSALGRARSLRGGTLILTPLRGADNQIYAMAQGNLAVGGLGVTAQDGSQVSVNVPSAGRIPGGATVERAVDTGFATAPGLVFNLSESDFTTAERVANAINSGLGQPIARAIDGVSIAIEAPLGAEVRTSLISRIENLPVQPADAPARVIVNARTGTVVINGAVRISPAAVSHGRLTVAVQENPTVVQPAPLSNGRTAVQQQSNIEVTEHRSPMFELPQGASLADIVRAVNAIGAAPSDLVAILEALKQAGALRADLVIL from the coding sequence ATGATCCGTCGCCTGCTTCTCGCCCTTGTCCTCTGCCTTGCCGCGGCCTCGCCGGCGGCGGCGCAGATGACGCGCATCAAGGACCTCGGCTCGTTCCAGGGCGTGCGCCCGAACCAGCTCGTCGGCTACGGCATCGTGGTCGGGCTCGCCGGCACCGGCGACGACAATCTCGAATATGCGACGCAGGGGATGAACGGCGTCGCCTCGCGCTTCGGCCTCACGCTGCCGCCCGGCGTCAATCCGGCGCTCAAGAATGCGGCGGCGGTGATGGTGACGGCGGACCTGCCGCCCTTCGCGCGGCCGGGCCAGGTGCTCGACATCACCGTCTCGGCGCTCGGCCGGGCGCGTTCGCTTCGCGGCGGCACGCTGATCCTCACCCCGCTGCGCGGTGCGGACAACCAGATCTACGCGATGGCGCAGGGCAATCTCGCCGTCGGCGGCCTCGGCGTCACCGCGCAGGACGGCAGCCAGGTTTCGGTCAACGTGCCCTCGGCCGGCCGCATCCCGGGCGGCGCCACGGTGGAGCGCGCGGTCGACACCGGCTTCGCGACGGCGCCGGGCCTCGTCTTCAATCTCAGCGAATCCGATTTCACCACCGCGGAACGGGTCGCCAATGCGATCAATTCCGGCCTCGGCCAGCCGATCGCGCGTGCGATCGACGGCGTGTCGATCGCGATCGAGGCGCCCCTGGGGGCGGAGGTCCGCACCTCGCTGATCAGCCGGATCGAGAATCTTCCGGTCCAGCCGGCCGACGCGCCGGCGCGGGTCATCGTCAACGCGCGCACCGGCACGGTCGTGATCAACGGCGCGGTTCGGATCAGCCCGGCGGCGGTCAGCCACGGCCGGCTCACCGTCGCGGTCCAGGAAAATCCCACCGTGGTCCAGCCGGCGCCGCTCAGCAACGGCCGCACCGCCGTCCAGCAGCAGAGCAATATCGAGGTCACCGAGCATCGCTCGCCGATGTTCGAGCTGCCGCAGGGCGCGAGCCTTGCCGACATCGTCCGCGCGGTGAACGCGATCGGCGCGGCGCCGTCCGATCTGGTCGCGATCCTCGAAGCGCTGAAACAGGCGGGCGCGCTGCGCGCCGATCTGGTGATCCTGTGA
- a CDS encoding rod-binding protein — MSAQIGPAYSLAPGANGPIGAQQDPRDRLRTAAQQFEAVFLRQMIGSMRQAKLADNWLDSSATDQFQEMADARLADSMSQQGAFGIAQMLISQFEHQLGGGQPQSSGGDTRPGADSNGARS; from the coding sequence GTGAGCGCGCAGATCGGCCCGGCCTATTCGCTCGCACCGGGGGCCAACGGCCCGATCGGCGCGCAGCAGGACCCGCGCGATCGGCTGCGCACGGCCGCGCAGCAGTTCGAGGCCGTGTTCCTGCGCCAGATGATCGGATCGATGCGCCAGGCCAAGCTGGCCGACAACTGGCTCGACAGCAGCGCCACCGATCAGTTCCAGGAAATGGCCGACGCCCGGCTCGCCGACAGCATGTCGCAGCAGGGGGCGTTCGGCATCGCCCAGATGCTGATCTCGCAGTTCGAACATCAGCTCGGCGGCGGCCAGCCCCAATCGTCCGGCGGCGACACGCGGCCCGGCGCCGACAGCAATGGAGCACGTTCGTGA
- the flgK gene encoding flagellar hook-associated protein FlgK, whose product MSDLLAIGSSGLSAYRNALSAVGENVANADTPGYSRRTVRMQAVDATGSMPFYKDQVVFGGVETVGVQRAWDEFKAAEARQADSAAGRADTRQQWLGAVESALDDGPTGVGSTLTRFFASATTLAGDPGDPLKRSQMLTALEDTTRAFRSTADSLSRVSDGIASAAKLDVDSVNASLAALYNLNGTIRTASPGSSARASLEDQRDQLIDQLSQKLDITATINGDGTVSLNSASASGVSLLQGTGPGFVTMNRATDGRLAFTLSIGGSTTPLPVGSGTLSGYADTASQTADRRAQLDALGADFVATINDWQAGGIDANGNPGADLLSQAGGATTMQIAVADPALIAAAGTDGTANGNLIALDGVRASAGLEDRWGGIVSQNAQVLASAKSEAAAADSWRDFSKAALDGVSGVDLDREAADLLRYQQAYSASARIIQVARETVQSLFDALR is encoded by the coding sequence GTGAGCGATCTTCTCGCCATCGGCTCGTCCGGCCTCTCGGCCTATCGCAACGCCCTGTCGGCGGTCGGCGAGAATGTCGCCAATGCCGACACGCCCGGCTATTCGCGGCGCACCGTCAGGATGCAGGCGGTGGACGCCACCGGCAGCATGCCCTTCTACAAGGACCAGGTCGTCTTCGGCGGCGTCGAGACGGTGGGTGTCCAGCGCGCCTGGGACGAGTTCAAGGCGGCGGAAGCGCGCCAGGCCGATTCGGCGGCTGGACGGGCGGACACGCGCCAGCAATGGCTCGGCGCGGTCGAATCCGCGCTCGACGACGGGCCGACCGGGGTCGGCTCCACGCTGACGCGCTTCTTCGCCTCGGCGACGACGCTCGCCGGCGATCCCGGCGATCCGCTCAAGCGCTCGCAGATGTTGACCGCGCTCGAAGATACGACGCGCGCCTTCCGCTCGACCGCCGATTCGCTCTCGCGCGTGTCGGACGGCATTGCGAGCGCCGCGAAGCTCGACGTCGATTCGGTCAACGCCTCGCTCGCCGCGCTCTACAATCTCAACGGGACGATCCGCACCGCATCGCCCGGCAGTTCCGCGCGCGCCTCGCTCGAGGACCAGCGCGACCAGCTGATCGACCAGCTGTCGCAGAAGCTCGACATCACCGCGACGATCAACGGCGACGGCACGGTCAGCCTCAATTCGGCCAGCGCGTCGGGGGTGTCCCTCCTCCAGGGCACAGGCCCGGGCTTCGTCACCATGAATCGGGCGACCGACGGGCGACTCGCCTTCACCCTTTCGATCGGCGGTTCGACGACGCCGCTTCCGGTCGGCAGCGGCACGCTGTCCGGCTATGCCGATACCGCGTCGCAGACCGCGGATCGCCGGGCGCAGCTCGACGCGCTCGGCGCCGATTTCGTCGCGACGATCAACGATTGGCAGGCGGGCGGCATCGACGCCAACGGCAATCCGGGGGCGGACCTGCTCAGCCAGGCCGGCGGCGCGACCACCATGCAGATCGCCGTTGCCGATCCGGCTCTGATCGCCGCCGCCGGCACCGACGGCACCGCCAACGGCAATCTGATCGCGCTCGACGGCGTGCGCGCCTCGGCGGGGCTCGAGGACCGCTGGGGCGGCATCGTCTCGCAGAACGCGCAGGTGCTTGCCTCGGCCAAGTCCGAAGCCGCGGCCGCCGACAGCTGGCGTGATTTCAGCAAGGCCGCGCTCGACGGGGTCAGCGGCGTCGATCTCGATCGCGAGGCCGCCGATCTGCTTCGCTATCAGCAGGCCTACAGCGCCTCGGCCCGGATCATCCAGGTCGCGCGCGAAACCGTCCAGTCCCTGTTCGATGCGCTGCGTTAG
- a CDS encoding flagellin — protein sequence MISGTRYNLTLEINRQLSLAQQIAYGQAQISTTKRLQAPSDDPVAAARIAQIGITQVNESAWNTNLANAAAAASRADTALGAVENALGRANELMISAANGTLSAADRSTIALELRSIADELSALQVTKDSRGNDLFPSSAPTQIPVGDGLTIAAVGTKADIFQVDTSSGPQDMAAIIGAAADALDANDPAAIGQSLDDIGAAVQHAATEHGKQGARGNRIDQFIDGLADSGLQLKEERSGLEDTDVTAVVAKLQSQELTLQAAQAVFARVNQHTLFDLLG from the coding sequence ATGATCAGCGGCACCCGTTACAACCTGACCCTGGAGATCAACCGGCAGCTCTCGCTGGCCCAGCAGATCGCTTATGGCCAGGCGCAGATCTCCACCACGAAACGCCTCCAGGCGCCGTCGGACGACCCGGTCGCCGCCGCGCGGATCGCGCAGATCGGCATCACCCAGGTCAATGAAAGCGCCTGGAACACCAATCTCGCCAATGCCGCGGCCGCCGCGTCGCGCGCCGATACCGCGCTCGGTGCCGTGGAAAATGCGCTGGGCCGCGCCAACGAGCTGATGATCTCGGCCGCGAACGGCACGCTTTCGGCGGCGGACCGCTCGACGATCGCGCTCGAACTGCGCTCGATCGCCGACGAGCTGTCGGCGCTCCAGGTAACCAAGGATTCGCGCGGCAACGATCTCTTCCCGTCGAGCGCGCCGACCCAGATCCCGGTCGGCGACGGCCTGACCATCGCGGCGGTGGGGACCAAGGCGGACATTTTCCAGGTCGATACCTCTTCGGGCCCGCAGGACATGGCCGCGATCATCGGCGCCGCCGCCGATGCGCTCGATGCCAACGATCCGGCGGCGATCGGCCAGTCGCTCGACGATATCGGCGCCGCCGTGCAGCATGCCGCGACCGAGCATGGCAAGCAGGGCGCGCGCGGCAACCGCATCGACCAGTTCATCGACGGCCTCGCCGACAGCGGCCTCCAGCTCAAGGAGGAGCGCTCCGGCCTCGAGGACACCGACGTGACCGCGGTGGTCGCCAAGCTCCAGTCGCAGGAGCTGACGCTTCAGGCGGCACAGGCGGTCTTCGCCAGGGTCAACCAGCACACCCTGTTCGACCTGCTCGGCTAG
- the motA gene encoding flagellar motor stator protein MotA, whose translation MFAAVGIIVVIVMVFGGFILGGGSIGVIAHALPLEFLVIGGAAVGSTVTGNSLKELKALGGGLIRVFKGPTYQKRDFLDVIFLVSKLMKMLRTDGPVAVEPHIEDPKSSAIFADYPKLLKDDTLVHLICDTLRLVVVSSGTLDPHAVEEVMDNAIKTHHHDAIRPAATLQTLADALPALGIVAAVLGVVKTMASIDQPPAILGEMIGSALVGTFLGVLLAYGFVGPFANRAKQVIEADGAIYQVVKQIVIASLHGHPLPLVIEAARSGIQHSNQPAFADVFDGMRGR comes from the coding sequence ATGTTCGCAGCGGTTGGCATCATTGTCGTCATTGTCATGGTGTTCGGCGGCTTCATTCTCGGTGGCGGCAGCATCGGCGTCATCGCGCACGCGCTGCCGCTCGAATTCCTCGTCATCGGCGGGGCCGCCGTCGGCTCGACCGTTACCGGCAATTCGCTGAAGGAACTGAAGGCGCTGGGCGGCGGCCTGATCCGCGTCTTCAAGGGCCCGACCTACCAGAAGCGCGATTTCCTCGACGTCATCTTCCTCGTCTCCAAGCTGATGAAGATGCTGCGGACCGACGGCCCGGTCGCGGTCGAGCCGCATATCGAGGATCCGAAGTCGAGCGCGATCTTCGCCGACTATCCAAAGCTCCTCAAGGACGACACGCTCGTCCACCTGATCTGCGACACGCTGCGCCTGGTGGTCGTCTCGTCCGGCACCCTCGATCCCCATGCGGTCGAGGAGGTGATGGACAATGCGATCAAGACCCATCACCACGACGCGATCCGGCCGGCGGCGACGTTGCAGACGCTGGCGGACGCGCTTCCCGCGCTCGGCATCGTCGCGGCAGTGCTCGGCGTCGTGAAGACGATGGCCTCGATCGATCAGCCGCCGGCGATCCTCGGCGAGATGATCGGATCGGCGCTGGTCGGAACTTTCCTCGGCGTCCTGCTCGCCTATGGCTTCGTCGGTCCGTTCGCGAACCGGGCCAAGCAGGTGATCGAAGCCGACGGCGCGATCTACCAGGTCGTCAAGCAGATCGTCATCGCCTCGCTCCACGGCCACCCGCTTCCGCTGGTGATCGAGGCGGCCCGCTCCGGCATCCAGCATTCGAACCAGCCGGCCTTTGCCGACGTGTTCGATGGCATGCGCGGCCGGTAA
- a CDS encoding flagellar motor protein MotB: MATRAKPGRNEPAPQPIIVKKVVEAAHDAHHGGAWKIAYADFVTAMMAFFLLLWIIGATDENKKRGLADYFTPTLIEYKQDSAGSDGILGGDSIISADNYPHRATQTGSRAIVVPRDVTGGVREGEAPRTEDHQRFMQLREEILRRIQSDPNLRQLRNHVSFTEDDEGLRIDLMDEADFSMFRVGTDVLLPQARALVAQVASVIQGVPNQVVVRGHTDSLPYSSGQTMNNWMLSTARAESTRAALQSSGVPVTRISRIEGVADREPFVPNDRYDPRNRRISITLAWRSAGAVARPATNGPTAAGPAGPATGNPVVRAH, encoded by the coding sequence ATGGCGACCCGCGCCAAACCCGGACGCAACGAGCCCGCGCCGCAGCCGATCATCGTCAAGAAGGTGGTCGAAGCCGCGCACGACGCCCATCACGGCGGCGCGTGGAAGATCGCCTATGCCGATTTCGTGACCGCGATGATGGCCTTCTTCCTGCTCCTGTGGATCATCGGCGCGACCGACGAGAACAAGAAGCGCGGCCTTGCCGATTACTTCACGCCGACCCTGATCGAATATAAGCAGGACAGCGCCGGATCGGATGGCATCCTTGGCGGCGATTCAATCATCTCGGCGGACAATTATCCGCACCGGGCGACCCAGACGGGATCGCGCGCGATCGTGGTCCCGCGCGACGTAACCGGCGGCGTCCGCGAAGGCGAAGCGCCGCGCACCGAGGATCATCAGCGCTTCATGCAGCTGCGCGAGGAGATTCTGCGCCGCATCCAGTCCGATCCGAACCTGCGCCAGCTTCGCAACCATGTCAGCTTCACCGAGGATGACGAGGGCCTTCGGATCGACCTGATGGACGAAGCGGATTTTTCGATGTTCCGGGTGGGCACCGACGTGCTGCTGCCCCAGGCGCGCGCACTGGTCGCGCAGGTGGCGAGCGTCATCCAGGGCGTGCCCAATCAGGTCGTGGTGCGCGGCCACACCGATTCGCTGCCTTATTCGTCGGGCCAGACGATGAACAACTGGATGCTCTCGACCGCGCGGGCGGAAAGCACCCGGGCGGCGCTCCAGTCCTCCGGCGTCCCGGTCACGCGGATCAGCCGCATCGAGGGCGTCGCCGATCGCGAACCGTTCGTCCCGAACGACCGCTACGATCCGCGCAACCGCCGCATCTCGATCACGCTGGCCTGGCGATCGGCCGGAGCGGTGGCCCGGCCCGCGACGAATGGGCCCACGGCGGCCGGTCCCGCGGGCCCGGCGACCGGGAACCCCGTGGTGAGGGCGCATTAA